A region of the bacterium genome:
GGCGAATTGGACCCGGCGATGTTGTCCGAGTGGATCACGCGCGACAAACTTCCGGTCCGGTTGAACCTCCAGCTCCATAAATACATCTGGCCGAACGAAACGAAGGGGCGCTGACCATGTGGACCGCCAAGCCGCCAAGCCGCCAAGAAAACCGGGATCGGTGGACGGCTTTTCTTCTTGGAAGATCCCTTTCGACGGAAGGTTCGCCCCGTTCGTCTTCCTTGGGCCGTGCAGGGTATTCGCTGTCCTTGGCGTCTTGGCGTCTTGGCGGTGGATCGGGGTGCGGCCTTGGCTAAGAAAAAAGCGGTCGTCCTCGTTTCCGGCGGACTGGATTCCACCACCTGCCTGGCCATCGCCAAGTCCAAGGGTTTCGAACTCTATGCCCTGACCCTTTCCTACGGCCAACGGCATAAGGTCGAGGTCCAGGCCGCCCGCGAGGTCGCCAAGGCCTACCGGGTGAAGCGGCACCTGGAACTGGAAGTGCCCTTGACCGCCTTCGGGGGGTCCGCCCTGACCGATAAGAAGATCAAGGTGCCCAAACAACGTAGCCTCCAGGCCATGGCCCAGGGCATCCCCTCCACCTATGTTCCCGCCCGCAACACGGTCTTTCTTTCGCTGGCCCTGGCTTGGGCCGAGGTATTGGGTGCGGAAGATATCTTCATCGGGGTGAATGCGCTGGATTACAGCGGCTATCCTGATTGCCGGCCCGAGTTCATCCGCGCCTATGAGCGCCTGGCCCAACTCGCCACCAAGAAGGGGGTCGAGGGAAAGTGGAAGCTCAAGGTCCACACGCCTCTTATAAGGATGAGCAAGGCCCGGATCATCCGGACGGGCTTGAAGCTGGGTGTGGACTACGGCATGACCCATTCTTG
Encoded here:
- the queC gene encoding 7-cyano-7-deazaguanine synthase QueC, producing MAKKKAVVLVSGGLDSTTCLAIAKSKGFELYALTLSYGQRHKVEVQAAREVAKAYRVKRHLELEVPLTAFGGSALTDKKIKVPKQRSLQAMAQGIPSTYVPARNTVFLSLALAWAEVLGAEDIFIGVNALDYSGYPDCRPEFIRAYERLAQLATKKGVEGKWKLKVHTPLIRMSKARIIRTGLKLGVDYGMTHSCYDPEPVPKATSRGTRFGRTHSEREWVGAWKPCGRCDSCLLRAKGFLEVGQKDPVFS